The sequence CGTTTCTAGATTTATCGTCATACTCAAACACAAAAGTATAAATGCCAAAACTTAAGGACCTATACAGCCAAAAgatacataataaaaatagcCATGGATTTCTACTTTCAACCAATTGGCCAATTAAGGTTATATAACAGAACGTTATTTTCCAAATTGATACAGAAACGTATCCGCCTTGGATGCCTAAACAAGGAAGTATTTTGGGTAAATATATCATTAattaactttttatcattttccaaCTATAAATAAAAGTGTAACACATTTTGCGCAATTataatttgattcatttttcaaatcttatttatatttcaccTGTTAATagagtttattttttatggatTTATATCTCTTAAAATTTTCTGCAACGATTTTGTCCAATCATTTTCGAtctttatatagttgatatcaTTTCGCGGCCGAATAaacatatacttttatatacatttttgcaGGTACCACAACAATGCAGATAATATATCAAGTTTTATCACTCCTGGGATTTACCATCAGCTCAGTGGTATGCGCAAACAAGATGAAATTACCTTGTCAAGAAGAAGCACGCTGTAACTGCTGGAGAGTTAATAGAGAGAAGTTAAATGTGGATTGCTCGTATAGTAATATGTCGACAATTCCAGTACTGCAGTACGATGTAACTTTTCTCAATCTTCAGTTCAATTCTATAGAAGTTCTTCCTAGCGGGATGCTAGGAAATCTTTCACAGTTGTCTACATTAGATATTTCGTATAACAAGCTATTACGGATTGAACCAGGTGCTTTTGACGGTCTCCGTCATTTAAGGAAATTAATTCTTCAAAACAATGCTTTGAAATACAATACTGTTTCGTTTCCATTAGGCATTTTTAAACCGTTGGTATCACTCGACTACATGAACATCAAATTCAATGACCCTTCAAATAGTGAAAACTTTCCAGGTAGTGTCCTTTCAGACCTTATAAAGCTTACTGATCTCGAGCTTGACGTATTTGAATCACAAGATTATATGGTGTTTCCTGAAGTCTATATGTCCTTCAAAAGACTGCAGAGACTGGTGATTGGCAATTGTACTATAAACACTATGAACAATACATTCTCTTATTTACCGTATCTTCAGTATATAGATATTTCTTCGTGCAATATCAGCAATTATCAAGAAGGGACATTGAACAAGAGGAATCTGACTTATTTAAGTATGCCAGGCAAGGGATGGGAATATCTCAAATATGATCAAAATGTTGTTCGTGATTTAAACACAACAAAGTTGACCATTTTAGTAATGAAACACAGTACGTTTTCATTAGAGTCTGCAtttcattacaaatatttgattcaTTCAGGTTTAAGAGAGTTGTACATACACAATAACAacctaaatcaaataataaatgaagGTGAACCAGTAGAATTCTCTCTCCCTTCTACACTTGAGATTTTAGATCTTTCAAACAACAAATTAAGACAATTTTGTATCAATCTCCGAAACGTTACTGTTCTTAGTCTATGCAACAATTTGATTGGTCCATTCTTAGAGCAGGATCTGTGCATACAAAATGAAGCTAGTAACCTAAGAAGAATAGATTTATCTTTTAACAGAATTGAACATTTTAGTTTCTCTATATTTCAGCAACAAGCAAATTTAAAGTTTATCAATCTGAGCTACAACAACataatacatatttcatttgacGTTTCTTACATAAATTATTCTTCAATCTTGGATTTGTCCAGCATTAACATAAGTTTTTTCGATCCGTCTACTATGAGCAATTTCAGTTTTATGATGCACAGTTTCGGGTTAAAACTGAATTTATCAGACAATACGTTTGAATGCAATTGTGAaggaattttgtttttggtatGGATGTATGATAATTCTAATCACCTGGTGAATAGTGAAAATTATGAATGTAAATTTGAAGATGGCTCCGTCATGAAATTCTTACATTTAAgagatataatttataatttgcaAATAAACTGCTTATCATACGATCTTCTTGCCGCCTCTCTTTCTATCATTATTCTATTAACTTTTGTTATTCAAGGAGCAAGACTCGTGTTCAAATACCGTTGGAGATTGCTTTATATGTATTACAGAAAAAGGAGAACACTCGGTAATGGGCAATCGGTAGAAAAATTCACGTTCAATGCGTTTATTGCATATTCAGAAAATGATAGGGATTTTGTTCTGAATGACTGTATTCAAAACCTTGAGAGTGATGGGGAGTTGAAACTGTGCATTCATGATCGTGATTTTCTACCAGGCGAGGAAATAACTTCAAATATTACAAACGCGATTCGCGAGAGTAAAAATACCATTTGTATTATTAGTAAATCATTTTTCCAGTCCTACTATTGTATGTTCCAGTACAACATGGCATTAATGGAAGGAATTTATGAAAGAGAAGAAGATAACGTTCtgattttagttttctacgAACAAATTATGCCTCGAGATTTACCATTAGTCATACAAGAGCAAATACGACAAAGGTCTTATATTTTGTATCGCAATGATGGAAGAGGAAACGTAGATTTCTGGAAAAGATTAAGAGAAGCTATACTGTGATGCAAAACAACAGGACATTTTATATGGAACTTATGGGGAAATTAAAACTAATTTGTTGGTAGGGAAAGTTAACTTTTGGCAAACATGCCATTGAGACTAAGATgtgataaataaactcattaaagataccaggactaaatttggtatatacgccagacgcgcgtcgtctacaaaagactcatcagtgacgctcgaatccaaaaaagttaaaaacgccaaataaagtacgaagttgaagagcaaacATCTGCTTTAAGTTAAATGtggtttctttttctttacaccccagttctattgatatatttcaaaGTTTCTATTTAAGACACCAGTGtaaattgaataattatatTGTTACGTTAATTGCAGATACAAATATAGATATCTATGAAGATATCGAATTATATACCATACcgatttaagaaataaatttaaaatgtagttCGTTTATTTTATCATTCACTAATGTTTCAATGCCATTCAACAGTTCTAACTTCCTGGTCCTGCTAATTTATAATCTTATTTGCGAACACCGGGTCTaactttcaaaacaaatttgatcaATTACCATATGAAACAtcgtatatatttcaaatgttttcattGACGTTTAACCACTGATGAGGATATGTAGACGTTTCAAATTATAAGACTGGTGTCTTTAGTGAGTTTGAATCAGCgtagaaaaaaacttaaacaaagTCGTGAATAGgataaacacaataaaatagCAAATGAAGAATTCCGATATAAACAATCACGTCCACTAATGAGATATTGGCACTGACACATTGGCTTCTAGTAGACTTGGTATTAGTTTTAGGATAACGCAAAGCTCTTCAATTATATTCTTATTCTTGATAAGGTTAAAACCATTAAAGCACCTCCGACGcatgaaaattataaactcttgttaacataatataaatataaactctTGTTAacataatattaatataaactCTTGTTcacataatataaatataaactctTGTTAACATCATTTTTTCTATGGAAACATGTCAAGTATTCAATATTGCTAAATAATATGCATGTGTTTGAattgagttttttgttttgtgtttctttagttttgttgttttgttgtttttatgatGTCTTAAGGATAGTCATATATACTTGAAGTTGTTTGTTTCCAAACTCCAtcagttttcatttataaatgtacatATGCTTAATCAAAGTCACATTGGTATGTTAACTCATGTGAAGCATTGATTCttaacaatgtaaataaaagaaagtttACAATAGAAATTGCAACACTTTATAAATCTGCTTTTGGTGTTCATGTgaacaatttcaaaatcaaaaaagaaCTCGCtagtcatttgatttttattgactttaaagcaaacaaatagcatgatatacttttaaaacaatgaattgttgataatatttatcttaatttataaaatatatgtacatgttatactcctttataaaaattaacaaaattaatagaCTCTCTGcacaatttttatgttattttctaAGATCAATTGTTAGCTTCTGTAAAAAGTACCCATTCTAGTTAAACCCTGGGTTTCATGTGCATACAAATAATAAGGTTGGTCACATCAGTAGAAGGGTACAAATTAGGATCttgattatattcaaattaGAATGCACTAAGTATAATGTcagtaaaacatgtaaataaataaacaacctTAAAACAACGCTAATTTATGGTCAAACCCTCATAAAATAGTACCTGCATAGCaggttttgtatttataaacagATAAAAGTAACCGCCAGCAGTCACGTGATGATGAAGATGGGGATGAGGATGAAAATGTGGGTGGAGATCTAATTTGTCTTCTCTCATCATATAATAACAAGAGAACTATTCGTGTCACTACATACCAATGAAttgatatttatgataaaaatctTAATGCAAAAAGCACGATTCTAATATATCATTACTCAGCACCAATATAAACACAACTTGATCAATGTTTATGGTAAAACAGGTTCGACAACTTGATCAATGTTTATAGTAAAACAGGTTCGACAAACCATGGCCTTATGGGAACGACTATTTAACTTCAAGGAAAATTAGGGGGAAGTGGGAGGGTGTCCCATACCTTACGGTGATAAATCAAAATCTtctgacaaaacaaaataacccCCTCGAAGTTAAATGGTAGCTCCCATAACAAACTGTAGGTGTGGTTTGCATTGAGTTTATTGAACTTAAGATTAAACGCTGCCTTCGACGTGGGTTTTCTGAATTCATGGTGGAATCGATCTTCattggttttattttcaatagttcatcacatttaattttttcaataaaaaacatttaaaataaaaaagcagaGTTAAAAAAGCCCCAAAAGGACAAAATAATCAGTGTGACGGCGTCATGTAAATAAAATGGAAATTCTTAAATCAATCACATAACATTTCTTCACAAAATTCTATAGTTCACTTATTCAAATCTATTTggaattaatttatataaaaattaatacacTAAAGACGAATTTCCACTTTTGATGCTTAAAATGATTGTCAAATATATCACATTcgtgtaaaaataataaaatgaagcTGATTTAGTTTCCAATCAAATGCATTAACTTTTGATtgaggcatatatatatatatatatatatataaatacagggTAAATTCAAGGTTTGTGTTGCTCTGTCCACCatatatcatgaccttatttcaCTGTATAGCGGAGCAGGTAATCATCATGACCTCATTTCACTGTATGGCGGACATGGTGATGCTGGTGACGATATTCCTTGAAATGTTGTATTTGATGGCGGCGATGATACACTAATATCTTCATACGCTGGTGGAGGATTTACATCACTACTTGTATACTGTGGTGGCTTTGTTACTAATGGTTGATACGGAGGTGCTGTCGGTGGTATATATGACCAGTTATTGTGAAGAGGtgctaaaaacaaaaaaacatcacatTTATACTGGCATGCTTGAATTGGAGATCCGAAATATACAAAGGAAACatttactaaacattatatTAACAAGGTATCTGTTATAGGAACTTCTATTTCACTTTTCGAATACAAATGAGACAAATGTTTGTATTTCGCTCTTTTGAGATTATTTTGAATCTGCACAACATTAATTATTatatagaattcttaaaaaataCAGTCACAATAAAACATGTCGTAGGCATGAAAGACTTTTGATAAGTTTGTTAACTTCTTCATTCACATcgcttagaaaaaaaaactggcTCCAATTCGCAATAACTCGCTGAATAACATACAGTCTCTGTCTTACCATTATCGTTCTTATGTAGTTCTAGAACACCTATTCAGATATATATTTGGAGATAGGCAAACATGAAAGATTGCATCATTATTTAAATTAGAATTAAATACCATGTATTGGTATGAAAAGGTATCTATTTGATTCCGTTTGTTTGAAGATTAAAACGTAGAATCAATCATAATAATATTACCGTTGtataagatttttcattttcattttgagcATTCCCTTGGCTTCAACTAGTATCTAAATTTCAAAACGACAGAATGTTTCCAGTTTATTTATTTGCACTCGagttaaacataaaacaaacttaCTGCTGTAAGGGGCCCTTGAAGTAACTGTGGCTATTGGTGTTTGACGTATCGTGTGGCCACGTATACCGTGTGTTTTACAACAATTACAAGCGTGTACAACCACAATGACAATAGCTATGACGATACACAGAGCAATCAATCCACCTATAATACTACCAGCTACCATACTGGCAGACCtgaaataaagacaaatacaaatCTGAGTTATATTGTACACGGCTAAAGCCAATTACTACTGACTGAGCtgaaataaagacaaatacaagTCTGAGTTATATCGGATATGGttgatgccaatgagacactgaAACAAACGAgcatataaaaagaagaaattcGAAAAATGACTTGACTTTTCTGAATTCTTTTTTGCCATGACTGtgataattacaaaaaacacataattaaaaaattgcCTGCATCTATTCTTTCCAAAATTGGCTAATTTCCCTGGTAAGTGTAATTGTAGAACGTGTACAAGAAAATATAGCAAAGTCATATTCAAATTTAGAATCTTTATCTCTGTTAGAATAAGTTTTATCAAACGAAATTGGAGCAATTTATGATATTATTCCCTGTTTACTCTAAATACATAACTAGCGAATTTGTTTATTGCATACAATCATCAACGTTAGTTCAAACggttttcacaaaatttatagAACATAAGCAGGATTTATACTTTCCCAATTGCATAAATACAGTGGATTATATTTTGCACAAAAGTTGTCTACACATCATGTTATTATATGTTATTCTATTTTATTCCAAGATGTTTGATTTCTAGCAATAAGAAGCTTTGTCGGGTAAAGAAGATCAAAATGTTAAAGAACTCGTGAATTGAATTCGTTTGGTACGATTCAAGAAGTAAACGGGAGAACACGTCGAAAGCGACCCAAATGGTTGATTGCTTTTTTGTGACCTTCAGAATGAAACGTTTGTATACATGAATGCTCAGAAAAGCCACCTGCATGAACAAAATTGAAGAAAAGGGGAAGGGAAGTTCCTTAAAATCATCATTTACTTATTATGTCATTCTGGGACATTCTTTAATTTGCACATGTTGAAATAAGAAGTAATTTGAAACGCGCTTTATGAAATTTCtgctgaatattttttaatgcaaatttaCACTTAATTATATGTCCCAAACAGCAAGTAAATGAATTCGATtcctattttaaaatattcctgcacaaataatgaaataattaagggtatgcagtatttatatattctttttttaaacattttaaatgtgaCGTTATGCTTCGGACACATTACTAAGTCTtgacattgtttttttatttatacaaaatctaagtttaaaattaaaaatctgtgtacattatatttatacacataaattttgatataaaaaaaacttgtgtgCGATGGTTGAAAATCTGCCAGCAGATTCGgagttatttttacattttctggcataaatattttccatcgacaaaaacaaattttaattatttctttctgTCAATAATACgcttaaaatttattttatattgacagCCTTATTAACCACATAATACGTTTCTTCCAAGCGTATATATAATCTTCTGAAAATGAAGTGGTTGTCTGCCAACACATTTGGATGACAACTGGAAGTTCAGTATCTAGTTACATGTCAGAACTATGCATGTTATGTAATaactattttaaatcaaattttataataacaaagTTATGTGCCAAAGTAATTACAATTTAATGAATTGCataactttataattttataatacaacaatgtatattcactttaaatggttatgtaattttattatgtagaaaaatTATGTGGGGCAccatccatgacacaaaatcagcaCATGCACAGCAAAGGCACacacacaaataaacaaaaggaACAGGCGCCTTCGATGTATTCATTCTTCAGAATAGATTAAGAGCACGCGAAAGCCGGACTTTTCTATAACAGTTCTGATTTGGACAATACATTAAGTATCGGGGGAAATATCTTCAACCGAGTATAATTTTAACTGTTATATTAAACGGTTTTAATCCTGACTTAATTCAGAAGACTTAAACGTAATTGggaagtttttttaatttttattatttttatgatttaataaaaaaatacttaaatccAACCTACACctttaatgcataaatttcacaaacacatatatacgctacacatatattttttttcaatgttcatGCAGATGCAGTTCAGttcatataaaatttcatcaagATTATAAATATTGCTAAATAGCAGAGGCTAAGAGTATACTTTGCCTTTAACGTCACTTaagaataacaaaacaaaaggtTGAGAGCACTATAGGTAACCTAAAGATACATCTAAactcaactttaaaaaaactatttgtatGTGTTCTCGGGGAACATGATACCCTCTAGATCACTCCGTATATATGCTACTCTAATATATTCTAAAAGTTATAAACATTggctttcataaaaaaaaatcgtgcaCCACATTATAGACGATGTTTGAGAATTCTAGTATTTTTGGaggtgtaaaaagtaaaatcacaaaaatactgacctcAGAAGGAAaacaaatcggaaagtcccttatcacatggcaaaatcaaatgacaaaacacatcaaacccgaatgaacaagaactgtcatattcctgacttggtgcaggcatttttaaaggcagaaaatggtggatcaactctggttttatagcgctaaacctcgcTCTCTGTTGACtgtctcatcaaattctgttatatgtaatttatattCTATGAGGCCAACATACAGAGGGAAATGCGATTTAAGCAAGAACCACTGAGGTACCTCTTCAGGGGTTAGAAAAAACCCATACTTGATATTAAATATCTTACCCGTCATATCCCTCATAATAATAGTAGTAGTAAGAAGAATAGTGGTTATATCTTCTACTATGGCTGGAACTGACAGGACATACTGAAATAGAGAGAACAGTCTGTATAATTGACcataatatgtttaaaataacaaatgttcATTTTGCCTCCATTTTTTTTCATGCAGGTGGACACCGTTATAAGGAAAAGCCTTTGGGAGCAATTCGTCACGTACAAACTTTCTATTTATAAGTGTATTGGATAACCATTAAACAGTTGTTCTGAAATTAAAACCATGGTAAAATGATTGTTTGTGGtccgatttattttacattgactttaacaaatataaaacttgGAATCAGAGATTATATAAATGACATAAGAACTTCTGATATTCTGAATATGATGTAGCTGTATGGAATTGCGTATTTATTATTCCTTATATATACCAAGGAGCTTTGAAATATCAAAGGACGTCCCACATTTTGACTTTGGACAATGTATGCAAGGGGTCATCAACTAGCAGTGCACATTACTGTCTGCCAAATATTGGACATACAAAGAAAAATCACccaatatttgatatttaaatagaaCGATGAGTTTATATTAATGtcgaaatatttcttttatttacttgtaaaaaatcaatggaaattttaaaaaaaatcgaaaattgaatcttgttatctttaatttgatatCAGTAAATGTCTACGCCACGAATCTCTAAAGTGTCTCTGATTTATACCTTATTTAATAGTTGGTTAATTAAGAGATATAACAATTTACTTGCTTTAACACTTCTTTTCTTTATATCCCAAATAGGGGTAAACTCATGAAGTAATCAAGCCATATGATCCCATGAATATGACTAGACATATATTGATTATATACAGAAATAGATATCCAATACTAGTAATAGATATCCATATAAAGtacattaaaaaacataaagacacaagccaaaaaaatcaacataagaATGGAGATATGGTGGAACATAAACAAACTTAATCTTTGTCAGGGATGAGATAGAATACcattcaaaaatgtatttcaaacaatttgacGGTATAGATCAGTAAATGAACGAACAGtcaagaaatcaaataaaaaaatcaacagagaACACTTGAAAGGTTATAAAGTTTCACTAGAGGCCCTTCATCTTTCCGGCTTCCATCCAAAAGAAAtgattgtatttatattttgttaaatttcactGATGGCGATGCGCTGTAAGAAACAAACTCAAGACAAGAAgttagttggttttttttttttgcggggggggggggggggggggggggtgctttCTCATGGAAATACTAAATAAACATGGTGAATAGC is a genomic window of Mytilus trossulus isolate FHL-02 chromosome 1, PNRI_Mtr1.1.1.hap1, whole genome shotgun sequence containing:
- the LOC134718139 gene encoding uncharacterized protein LOC134718139, which codes for MDVYDFFGYFCFYFFGFLLSVCPVSSSHSRRYNHYSSYYYYYYEGYDGSASMVAGSIIGGLIALCIVIAIVIVVVHACNCCKTHGIRGHTIRQTPIATVTSRAPYSTPLHNNWSYIPPTAPPYQPLVTKPPQYTSSDVNPPPAYEDISVSSPPSNTTFQGISSPASPCPPYSEMRS